From the genome of Acidobacteriota bacterium:
CCTCATTGCCGGTCACATCAAAGGGCGAAACGATGAGCGAGACATCACCCTGTTTAAATCCAACGGCATCGCTCTTGAAGATATTTCCACGGCGCTTCGCGTTTATCAGTTGGCAAAAGCGCGCGGCATCGGCGAAGAAATCAGATTATGGCAATAGTTTATTGAAAAGTTTGGAAATTCAAATTGATAAGGCCTCTCCTCATTTGAGATGAAATCGGATAAGCGCGATAGCCCGTTGCACCTGGTGTCGGTATCGTTTTCGGATACCGAGATACTTGAAATGTTTCATCAGGATGCGGACGCTGCCTGGCGGATTTTCATTGACCGCCATGCCGATACCATCTTTTCCTCACTGCGCTATCTCGGATTCGATTATGACCAGGCAATGGACAGATTCATCTACATTTGCGAAAAACTTTGCGAAGATGATTTTCGCCGGTTAAAAGGGGTGCGGTATGCGGGTACGCATGGCGATTTGATTCCCTGGCTCAGGCAAGTAGTTAAAAATCTTTCCATCAATTGGGTGTGGTCTCAAGAGGGCAGAAAACGCCTGTTGAAACCCATCAAACAATTACCGGCGCGTGACCAACGAATTTTTGAACTGTATTTCTGGAAAGGTCTGTTGCCTTCGGCAATCCAGGAAGAGTTGCAGCGTGAACAAGCGATTGAACTGGTCGAAGTGATGGAAGCGTTGGAAAGAATTTTTGCCGCATTAAGCCAGAAAAAACTCTGGCGATTATTGAGTAATCTGGCGCGACAGCGCGGCGTCGTATCGCTTGAGGAAAACGAGAGCGAAAGCGGCATCGGCATTCAACCGGTTTTCGCCGGTGCCAGCCCCGAAGAAGCGTTGATATACAAAGAAACGCAGGAACATTTGGATCAGGCGTTGACAAAACTGACGGCAAGAGAACGACTGACGATTCAATTGCGCTTTGAGGACTGTAGAACCCATCAAGATATAGCCGAGTTGCTACAGATCAGTGACCGTGAAGTCAAAAGCTGTCTGAGGGGCGCGTTGAAAAAACTTGCGACAGCGTTGAAGTAATTCGTTTTTGTCTGTTGATGATTAACAGGGTGATTTTATGTCTGGCAACCAATGTTTAACGAAAGCGGAATTGCGGAATTTTCTTGCAGGCGCAGGTTCGCCCGCAATCCGCGAAACCATCGAACAGCATTTGAGTTTATGTGGCGGGTGTCGTCAATTGCTGGTCGCGCAACAGGAGTTGTCGAAAGTTCCCCCTGATGAACTGCGCGCTCCCGAATGGTTAAAAGCGCAAGCGCAAGTTTTACCGAATAAAAAAAATCGATTTGCTGCGATCTGGTCAGGGGATTGGCGACGCGGGTTGGCAGTGGCGGCATCGTTGATTGTGATTATGGGCTTAGCGTGGTTCTTTATTCTTCGCCCGACTCATCAACCCGCGTCGCCGCAAGAGACTTGGCGGCAAGAAGCGTCGTTACTCGCTTCTCCGTTGCTGCTTGCCCCCGTCAACGGAGCGGTTGTCCACACCACAACCATCGAATTTCAATGGTCTGAAGTTGAAGGCGCAGACCATTATCTGTTTACCCTCTTAAATGATAAAGGCGACATCCTGTTCCAATCCACGACCCGCGAAGGCAAGTTGCGCTTGTCAACAACCGAAGCCGCGCTACGAGACGCGCAGGTTTATTACTGGTATGTCGGGGCGAAATCGGCGTTTGGCATGACCGCAGAATCGCCGGTCGGCAAATTTACTCTGACAATTGAACGCGAAAACTGAGAGGCAAAATTGGCACATTGGCGCGATACCCTAAGGCGCTTGCGATTGCGGAAAAAATCGGTTTTCCGCATAGCCGGACTCTGTGTTGCGCTCATTCTGCTTACCGCAATCGCTTTAACTTTGCGCGCTCCGGTGAGCGTTTTCTTTTTCAATCGCGGACTGCAAGCCAAACGCCTTTGGCAGCTTGATGTCGCCATCAGCCATTTCAATAGAGCTTTGAGCCTTAATCAAAATTTCTCAGCCGCCCGACTTGAAAAAGCTTTGTGCCTGCAACAGCGAGGCAATTTTATCGAAGCGCGACAGACCTTGGCGGCGTTCGCGCCCGAAGCCCTCGAAGACCCCGCTTTACAGGCGCGTTGGTTGAATGCCCTGGGCGTCAACTATTTCAATACCGGTGAAGCCGAAGCGGCAATTGAAAGTCAGGCGCGCAGTCTGGCATTGGCGCAAGAATTGGCTGACCGCCAATTGATCGCTCAGATACTGATAGATTGGGGGCGGGTAATCTATCACCTCAAAGGCGAACCGCAACAGGCGTTGGACTATTTAACTCAGGCGCTGGAAATGGGTCGCGCCCTCAATGACGAACTCATAGAGGCTGACGCCTTGCGCAACATCGGCGCGGTTAAATGGTGGTTTCAAGGCGAACTCGAAAATCCCCTGACCACCTACTACGAACCGGCTCTGCAAATTTACTGGCGGCATAATCAGTTGCGCGGCACCGCTATTACGCTTTGCAACATCTCGTTGATTCATCTCTACAAGGGAGACTTTTTTGAATTTCTAAAATTGCAAAACGAGAGCCTCGAACTCAAACGGCGCATCGGCGACTGGGCGGGATTATGCGATTCCTATGCATTTCTCGGTCAGGCATACAATGATTGGGGCAATCCGAGAAAAGCCAGTGAATTTTATTCGCAGAGTATTGCTTTGAGTCGGGCAGGCGGCTACAAACTGATTCCTGCTGAAGAAGCTTTGATTGCCGCCATCTCTCTGCAAACCGGCGATTACGCGCAAACTTTGGAATTGCTCAACCGCGTTCTGGAAAGCGAAGACCAAAAATCCTTAGTTTATAAATATACGGTCGCGCGCATCGGTTATGCCCATTTGTTAAACGGCGATGTCGAAGCCGCGAAAACCTATCTGGAGCGGGCGCTGGCAATCGGACGCGCCGCCGGCTCAAGCGATGAGCGCTTTGTTGTGACCCTTATCTCTTTGCTGGGCGAGTGTCACTTGAAACTTGGCAATTTAGCAGAGGCATCTGCTTTGGTTGAAGAAGCTGACCGCTTCACCCTCACGGAACTTGAGGAAGGTCGGTCAATTAACCTGACGGTGTTAAAAGCCCAGCTAATGAATCAGCAGCAGCGTCGTCGCGAAGCGCTCAATTATTTAACCGAAGCTGCCGAGATTGACGCGCGGATTTTCAGAACCTCAGATGCCTTGCCGGTTGTCGGACAAAATCAACACACTTACGATGTCATCTTCAATCTGCTGCTTGAATCCACAACGGCGTCCAAAATAACGCCTCAACCGTACTCAGCCGAAGAACTGACATTTCGTTTTCTTGAACAGTTGCGTTACCGCTCGCTGAAAAATTTTGTCAGACAGATGAGCGGCAGAAAAACCAATGCTCCATTGCAAAGTCGCGAAGAACAGCAAGCCGTCTTGAAAATCCGGCGACTGGCGGAAAAGCTAAAACGCGAAGCCAGCGCCGCGCTACGGCAAGAACTCTATAAGGCTTATGGCGAATACGAAGACCTGTTGTTGCAAAACGAACTCAACAATCCGCAATATCGCTTGCTACGCGAAGCCAAACCCCTGACCTTGAAAGAAGTTCGTCAAAGTCTGGATGAAAAAACCGCACTGCTACAGTACTTCTTTATCGGCAATCGCACCTATGCGTTAGTGATTACCCGCGCCGCCGTTCGCGCGCTGCAATTACCGATTACCAAAGTCAATCTCTCTGCCAAAATCAGATTGTTTCGCGCCCTGTTGCTCAGTGATTCGCCTACGCAACCTTCAATGCCGCAACTTGCGGCAGATGATTGGCAACCGGTAGCCATAGATTTGCGTCAAGCGTTGATTACGCCGATTGAACAAACCGGACAGCTTGCCGACACCACTCGTTTGGGATTGATTCCTTTCGGCGCTATGCATGATCTGCCGTTTGCGGCGTTGCTGCGCATGGATAACCGGCATCAGCAATTTTTGATTGAAGATTACACCCTGTTTCAAACACCGACCGGCTCCTTTTTAGCTGACGCCTTGCAGCGCGCGCCAACGCAAAAATTGCCGCAGAGTTTGACAATGCTCAGTTTCGGACTCAATGAAACCGATGAACCGGAATTGCTGCCGCTTGCCTATGCCGCTCAGGAAGCGGAAGCGGTCGCGCAAATTTTTCAGGGTGAAACGCGCATCGGCAAGGCGGCAACCGAGAGTGAACTGGCGCAACTTGCGCCCCATTTCAAGTATCTGCACTTAGCCACACACGCGGTCTCTGAACCCCAAATGCCGCTGCTATCCAGGCTTAAATTACACAGCTCGCCTGATAGCGACGGCAATTTGACGGTGAAAGAAATTTTTGAACTGGGATTGCAAGCCGAACTGGTTACGCTGGGCGCTTGCCAAACCGGACAGAGTTTTTCTGCAAGCGGCAATGAATTTGCCGATGGCGACCGCATCGGGCTGATTGATGCGTTTTTGCGCGCCGGAGCCAACAGCGTTTTTGCCAGTCTGCTGCCCGTCAGTGACCGACCGACCGCCGAATTTATGAAAACCTTTTATCAAAATCTCCGCTCGCTTGATAAAGCCGAAGCTCTGGCGCAAACCCAAAGAGCCATGCTCAAAGGCAACCTCACGGT
Proteins encoded in this window:
- a CDS encoding sigma-70 family RNA polymerase sigma factor, which gives rise to MKSDKRDSPLHLVSVSFSDTEILEMFHQDADAAWRIFIDRHADTIFSSLRYLGFDYDQAMDRFIYICEKLCEDDFRRLKGVRYAGTHGDLIPWLRQVVKNLSINWVWSQEGRKRLLKPIKQLPARDQRIFELYFWKGLLPSAIQEELQREQAIELVEVMEALERIFAALSQKKLWRLLSNLARQRGVVSLEENESESGIGIQPVFAGASPEEALIYKETQEHLDQALTKLTARERLTIQLRFEDCRTHQDIAELLQISDREVKSCLRGALKKLATALK
- a CDS encoding CHAT domain-containing protein gives rise to the protein MRKKSVFRIAGLCVALILLTAIALTLRAPVSVFFFNRGLQAKRLWQLDVAISHFNRALSLNQNFSAARLEKALCLQQRGNFIEARQTLAAFAPEALEDPALQARWLNALGVNYFNTGEAEAAIESQARSLALAQELADRQLIAQILIDWGRVIYHLKGEPQQALDYLTQALEMGRALNDELIEADALRNIGAVKWWFQGELENPLTTYYEPALQIYWRHNQLRGTAITLCNISLIHLYKGDFFEFLKLQNESLELKRRIGDWAGLCDSYAFLGQAYNDWGNPRKASEFYSQSIALSRAGGYKLIPAEEALIAAISLQTGDYAQTLELLNRVLESEDQKSLVYKYTVARIGYAHLLNGDVEAAKTYLERALAIGRAAGSSDERFVVTLISLLGECHLKLGNLAEASALVEEADRFTLTELEEGRSINLTVLKAQLMNQQQRRREALNYLTEAAEIDARIFRTSDALPVVGQNQHTYDVIFNLLLESTTASKITPQPYSAEELTFRFLEQLRYRSLKNFVRQMSGRKTNAPLQSREEQQAVLKIRRLAEKLKREASAALRQELYKAYGEYEDLLLQNELNNPQYRLLREAKPLTLKEVRQSLDEKTALLQYFFIGNRTYALVITRAAVRALQLPITKVNLSAKIRLFRALLLSDSPTQPSMPQLAADDWQPVAIDLRQALITPIEQTGQLADTTRLGLIPFGAMHDLPFAALLRMDNRHQQFLIEDYTLFQTPTGSFLADALQRAPTQKLPQSLTMLSFGLNETDEPELLPLAYAAQEAEAVAQIFQGETRIGKAATESELAQLAPHFKYLHLATHAVSEPQMPLLSRLKLHSSPDSDGNLTVKEIFELGLQAELVTLGACQTGQSFSASGNEFADGDRIGLIDAFLRAGANSVFASLLPVSDRPTAEFMKTFYQNLRSLDKAEALAQTQRAMLKGNLTVVENHGNRPLTHPRYWSPFILVGNYR